The Methyloprofundus sedimenti genome includes the window CCAACATGGCAGGATTAAATACATTTTGCCCTAAGCCACCGTAAACTTGCTTACCTAGAATAATGGCAATGCCTGAGCCGACCACGCCAATCCACCAGGGTGCCCAGGGCGGCAATGTCATAGCCACCAGACAGCCAGTCAATACGGCTGAGTAATCATATAAGACTCGCGGGGATTTTCCTGCTAAACGCAAGCAAAAATACTCAAATATCAAGGCCGATAAAAGCGTGATAACAACCAGGTTTAAGGCAGGCCAGCCAAATAAATAGATGCCAAAAGCTAGCGCAGGAATAATAGCGATAATCACCTGCAACATAATGCCTGAAACTTGATTATTTGTTTGGGTATGTGGTCCACTAACAGGTTTTATTTTCATACTTCTGCCGCCTCCCGTGCTGCTTTTTCAGCTTTAGCTCGCTTCCGTGCTTCTTTTTCAGCTTGACGTTGCGCAGCCTCCTCGGCCTGTTCTCGCTCTATTCTTTCCATGCGTGCATTGCGATCGTCCATTAATTTATTTGTTTGCTCCGTTTTATGCTGCGCCTGCTGACGAGCTACTAACTCACCCGTGGCATATTTGAAATAATGTACTAACGGAATATTTGAGGGGCACACATAAGAACAGGAACCACAACTGATACAATCTTTAAGACCAATGCTAACCGCCGCATCCAGCTGATTACTACGAATTCGATTGACCATATCCACGGGCAACAGGCCTGCAGGACAAGCCTGTATACAACTCGCACAACGAATACACGGTTGTTCTGTTCCTGATTTAATTTCATCAGCATTCAGTGCTAATACACCACTGCTTGCTTTCACTATAGGCAGATCACTATGCGGTAAGGCATCACCCATCATCGGTCCACCCATAACAATACGTGCAGTTTGTGCCGCATCAACCTGGCAAACTGCAAATAATTCTGAAATCAACGTACCTATAGGCACTTCAATATTTTTCGGTGCCATCGTTGCGCCACCACTGACAGTCACGATACGACTCACTAAAGGCTCACCTTTACGTATCGCTTTATGAATCGCGTAGGCCGTAGCAACATTATGCATCACCACTCCTACATCCGTTGCTCGAGATCCGGCGGGCACTTCTTTACCGGTAACATAGCGAATCATCTGTCTGTCCCAACCCATTGGGTAGCGAGTCGGCACGGTAATGACATAAATATGGTCATAAGGCTCACACGCCTTACGCATGATTTTAATCGCCTCAGGTTTATTGTCTTCAATCCCTATCTTGGCATGCCTTGCATTCATACCATGCAACATAATACGAATACCATCAATTATGTCATCAGCTCTTTCCTGCATAAGCCTGTCATCACAAGTAAGATAAGGTTCACACTCTCCACCATTAATTAAGAGTGTATGAATATTACTCTGTCTACCCAGATTTAATTTAACAGCGGCAGGAAACGTTGCTCCGCCCATTCCAACGATGCCAGCAGCACCGACGCGTAAAGAAATCTCCTCAGGGTCTAAGGCAAAGGGATCGCTCACACATTGACGCTCTCCCCAGGCATCTAAACCATCCGTTGCTAGCACAATCATGCGAATCGGCAAAGCCGATGGATGAGAGCC containing:
- the rsxC gene encoding electron transport complex subunit RsxC, producing MGGSGMISLMDKLRIRGGVHAAECKSSTSEVSIATDFPLAKKLYIPLQQHVGKAAEPVVKVGDKVLKGQLLAHSQGMISAPVHAPSSGLIADINFYPGSHPSALPIRMIVLATDGLDAWGERQCVSDPFALDPEEISLRVGAAGIVGMGGATFPAAVKLNLGRQSNIHTLLINGGECEPYLTCDDRLMQERADDIIDGIRIMLHGMNARHAKIGIEDNKPEAIKIMRKACEPYDHIYVITVPTRYPMGWDRQMIRYVTGKEVPAGSRATDVGVVMHNVATAYAIHKAIRKGEPLVSRIVTVSGGATMAPKNIEVPIGTLISELFAVCQVDAAQTARIVMGGPMMGDALPHSDLPIVKASSGVLALNADEIKSGTEQPCIRCASCIQACPAGLLPVDMVNRIRSNQLDAAVSIGLKDCISCGSCSYVCPSNIPLVHYFKYATGELVARQQAQHKTEQTNKLMDDRNARMERIEREQAEEAAQRQAEKEARKRAKAEKAAREAAEV